Proteins co-encoded in one Dehalococcoidia bacterium genomic window:
- a CDS encoding bifunctional riboflavin kinase/FAD synthetase: MFRTIGKELSGLTPTRDTLVSIGVFDGLHLGHQTLIKELVDQARVKKMLSAVITFRQHPMALLAPGETVPSLTSLTERIRLIKEMGVDIVITLTFSHELAELGAQPFVLLLQQYLKMQGMILGWDFALGRHREGSLEALHEMGKKLGFSTEVVGPVKYMGEIISSTAIRQALSDGDMAKANAMLRRPFSLEGSVIAGEGRGTELGFPTANLDLDPHQALPLDGVYAAVAHFDGKAHPAATFIGHRPTFSGVERIVEAHVLDFTGDLYRKSLKIDIIERLRGEQKFPDAEALKTQMEKDVLTIRKKLAHS; this comes from the coding sequence ATGTTTAGAACGATAGGAAAAGAACTGAGCGGCCTTACCCCGACACGGGACACGCTGGTCTCCATCGGAGTCTTCGACGGCTTGCATCTCGGACATCAGACACTCATAAAAGAACTGGTGGACCAGGCCAGGGTAAAAAAAATGCTCAGCGCCGTCATCACCTTCAGACAGCACCCCATGGCGCTGCTCGCGCCCGGCGAGACCGTGCCGTCGCTCACCAGCCTGACCGAGCGCATCCGATTGATAAAGGAGATGGGCGTCGATATCGTCATCACCCTTACTTTTTCCCACGAGCTGGCGGAGCTGGGGGCGCAGCCCTTCGTGCTGTTGCTGCAACAGTACCTCAAGATGCAGGGCATGATACTGGGCTGGGACTTCGCCCTGGGACGCCACCGCGAGGGCTCGCTGGAAGCCCTGCACGAGATGGGTAAAAAGCTGGGGTTCAGCACCGAGGTGGTCGGTCCGGTCAAATACATGGGCGAGATTATCTCCAGCACAGCTATACGCCAGGCTTTATCGGACGGAGACATGGCCAAGGCCAACGCCATGCTGAGGCGTCCCTTCAGCCTGGAGGGCAGCGTCATCGCCGGCGAGGGGCGCGGAACGGAGCTGGGCTTCCCCACCGCCAATCTCGACCTCGACCCGCATCAGGCGCTGCCATTAGACGGAGTTTATGCCGCCGTGGCTCATTTCGATGGCAAGGCACATCCCGCCGCCACCTTCATCGGCCACCGCCCCACCTTTAGCGGCGTGGAGCGCATCGTGGAGGCGCACGTGCTGGACTTCACCGGCGACCTATACCGCAAGAGCCTCAAAATTGATATAATAGAGCGACTGCGCGGCGAGCAGAAGTTCCCTGACGCCGAAGCGCTCAAGACGCAGATGGAAAAAGACGTCTTGACGATAAGAAAGAAGCTGGCGCATAGCTGA
- a CDS encoding tyrosine--tRNA ligase, giving the protein MEKNIDFNRLLKRGVAEIIVEEELVSRLKKGDRLRLKEGFDPSSPDIHLGHMVGLRKLRQFQEMGHQVVLIVGDWTAQIGDPSGVSVTRPMLTYEQVKANAETYMQQFFKIVDRSRTEVRWQSEWFGKFSLADVLKLTSRFTIAQFLAREDFNKRFTAGKPITLTEFMYPLLQAYDSVKIESDMEFGGTDQKFNLLVGRELQGMVGQRPQQVFLTPLLVGTDGTHKMSKSLGNYIGVAEPPEQIFGKVMSIPDQLIMDYFTLVTDVSDTELVEFRKEIECGANPMQLKKRLAREIITQLYDNAAANTAEDAFVRVVQNKEAPDEIAEFRIAGGVVSIPQVMVDAGLAKSKSEASRLIAQGGVELDGVKVEAPSCEVKSGAVLKVGKRRFVRLVTG; this is encoded by the coding sequence ATGGAAAAGAACATCGATTTCAACCGCCTGCTCAAGCGCGGCGTGGCCGAGATAATCGTCGAGGAGGAGCTGGTATCTCGCCTCAAAAAGGGCGACCGGCTGCGCCTCAAGGAAGGCTTCGACCCCTCCTCCCCCGATATCCACCTGGGGCACATGGTGGGCCTGCGCAAGCTGCGCCAGTTCCAGGAGATGGGGCACCAGGTCGTGCTTATCGTGGGCGACTGGACGGCGCAAATCGGCGACCCCAGCGGCGTGAGCGTCACCCGCCCCATGCTCACCTACGAGCAGGTGAAGGCCAACGCCGAGACCTACATGCAGCAGTTCTTCAAGATAGTTGACCGCAGCCGCACCGAGGTAAGATGGCAAAGCGAGTGGTTCGGCAAGTTCAGCCTGGCGGACGTGCTGAAACTCACCAGCCGCTTCACCATCGCCCAGTTCCTGGCGCGCGAGGACTTCAACAAGCGCTTCACGGCAGGCAAGCCCATAACGCTCACCGAGTTCATGTATCCCCTTTTGCAGGCCTACGACTCAGTCAAGATAGAGTCCGACATGGAGTTCGGCGGAACCGACCAGAAGTTCAACCTGCTGGTGGGGCGCGAGCTGCAGGGCATGGTGGGACAGCGCCCGCAGCAGGTGTTCCTGACGCCGCTGCTGGTCGGCACCGACGGCACGCACAAGATGAGCAAGAGCCTGGGCAACTATATTGGCGTGGCCGAACCCCCGGAGCAGATATTCGGCAAGGTTATGTCAATCCCCGACCAGTTAATCATGGACTATTTTACGTTAGTGACCGATGTTTCTGACACCGAGCTTGTAGAGTTCCGCAAAGAGATAGAATGCGGCGCCAACCCCATGCAGCTTAAAAAGCGCCTGGCGAGAGAGATTATCACGCAGCTTTACGACAACGCCGCCGCGAATACCGCGGAAGATGCCTTCGTGCGCGTGGTGCAGAACAAGGAAGCCCCGGACGAGATAGCCGAGTTCCGCATCGCCGGGGGCGTCGTGTCCATCCCGCAGGTTATGGTGGACGCGGGGCTGGCCAAGAGCAAGAGCGAGGCGTCGCGCCTCATCGCGCAGGGCGGGGTGGAGCTGGACGGGGTGAAGGTGGAAGCGCCCAGCTGCGAGGTAAAGAGCGGGGCGGTCCTCAAGGTGGGCAAGCGCCGCTTCGTGAGGCTGGTGACAGGCTAA
- a CDS encoding GIY-YIG nuclease family protein, protein MITKDDQYYVYIVSNKSRTLLYTGFTGDLAGRIYQHKNKLADGFTSKYNVNILVYYEVCESRESALTREKQIKGFLRQKKIDLISGQNPQWLDLYDGLVA, encoded by the coding sequence ATGATTACCAAAGACGATCAATATTACGTTTATATCGTGAGCAATAAGAGCAGAACGTTGCTGTATACGGGGTTTACTGGTGACTTGGCGGGAAGGATTTACCAACATAAGAATAAATTGGCTGATGGATTCACGAGCAAATACAACGTTAATATTCTTGTGTACTATGAGGTTTGCGAGAGCCGCGAATCGGCACTAACGCGAGAGAAACAGATCAAAGGATTCCTCAGACAAAAGAAAATTGACCTCATTAGCGGACAAAACCCGCAATGGCTGGATTTATATGACGGGCTGGTCGCTTGA
- a CDS encoding type II toxin-antitoxin system RelE/ParE family toxin: MAAYKIFFKASVEKDFRAIPQKDARRILQRIKSLALDARPRGCEKLTGQERYRIRQGAFRIVYSIQDYALTVWIVKIASRKDVYRSK, encoded by the coding sequence ATGGCCGCATATAAAATCTTTTTCAAGGCTTCGGTAGAAAAAGATTTTCGCGCTATACCCCAAAAGGACGCCAGGCGTATCCTGCAGCGCATTAAATCACTGGCACTGGATGCGCGCCCGCGCGGCTGCGAAAAGTTGACCGGGCAGGAGCGTTACCGCATACGCCAGGGCGCGTTTCGCATTGTATATTCGATTCAGGACTATGCGCTCACTGTCTGGATAGTGAAGATTGCCAGCCGCAAGGATGTTTACCGGAGCAAGTAG
- a CDS encoding CopG family transcriptional regulator produces MPGVTKRTTIYLDPDLHKALRLKSVEVSRSVSDIINEAVKVALAEDAEDIAAFEERAAEPLLSYEDMVKRLKQDGRI; encoded by the coding sequence ATGCCTGGTGTAACTAAAAGAACCACCATCTATCTTGACCCCGATTTGCATAAAGCCCTGCGTTTGAAGTCGGTGGAGGTGTCGAGGTCCGTTTCCGACATCATCAACGAGGCGGTGAAAGTAGCGCTGGCCGAAGACGCCGAAGACATCGCCGCCTTTGAAGAACGCGCGGCTGAGCCGCTATTGAGCTACGAGGACATGGTCAAAAGGCTCAAGCAAGATGGCCGCATATAA
- a CDS encoding alanine--glyoxylate aminotransferase family protein: MTNLRIPGPTPCPPEVLEAMSRQMINHRGGEFQKMLLEVTDKLKKLFITKNDVYLLTGSGTGGLEAAVVNSFSPGDKVLAVSIGVFGDRLANIAKTYGADVTVLKYEWGKAADPAAIKAALERDPAIKAVMVTHNETSTGVTNPLKEIASTVKPFDKLFIVDAISSIGSIELPVDEWGVDVMVTGSQKSWMVPPGMAMVAISEKAWKANAAAKIPRFYWDFGKAKKYFEKGGQTPWTPAVSIVFALNVALDMMLKEGLSNIIARHQKIGKMTREGVKALGLKLFADEAHASNTVTSILGTEGLDAKTLNKIMREEYDIILSGGQMELEGKIFRIGHLGWVNEKDIKAVLDALKVALPKAGFRSK, encoded by the coding sequence ATGACCAACCTTAGAATCCCCGGCCCCACTCCCTGCCCGCCCGAGGTGCTGGAAGCCATGAGCCGCCAGATGATCAACCACCGCGGCGGCGAGTTCCAGAAGATGCTGCTGGAAGTCACCGACAAGCTAAAAAAACTCTTCATAACCAAAAATGACGTTTACCTGCTGACCGGCTCCGGTACCGGCGGCCTGGAAGCGGCCGTGGTGAACTCCTTCTCGCCGGGCGACAAGGTGCTGGCCGTGTCCATCGGCGTTTTCGGCGACCGCCTGGCCAACATCGCCAAGACCTACGGCGCTGATGTAACGGTTCTCAAATACGAGTGGGGCAAGGCCGCCGACCCGGCCGCCATAAAGGCCGCGCTCGAGCGGGACCCCGCCATCAAGGCGGTCATGGTCACTCATAACGAGACCTCGACCGGCGTCACCAACCCCCTCAAGGAAATCGCCAGCACAGTCAAGCCCTTCGACAAGCTGTTCATAGTGGACGCCATCTCCAGCATCGGCTCAATCGAGCTGCCGGTGGACGAGTGGGGCGTGGACGTGATGGTCACCGGCTCGCAGAAGAGCTGGATGGTGCCCCCCGGCATGGCCATGGTGGCTATATCCGAGAAGGCCTGGAAGGCCAATGCCGCTGCCAAAATACCGCGCTTCTACTGGGACTTCGGCAAGGCCAAGAAATATTTTGAAAAGGGCGGCCAGACACCCTGGACCCCGGCCGTCTCCATCGTTTTCGCGTTGAACGTGGCCCTCGACATGATGCTCAAAGAGGGGCTGTCAAATATCATCGCCCGCCACCAGAAAATCGGCAAGATGACCCGCGAGGGAGTCAAGGCGCTGGGCTTAAAACTTTTCGCCGACGAGGCGCACGCCTCCAACACCGTCACCTCCATACTGGGCACCGAGGGGCTGGATGCCAAGACGCTCAACAAAATTATGCGCGAGGAGTACGATATTATCCTCTCCGGCGGCCAGATGGAGCTGGAGGGTAAAATCTTCCGCATCGGCCACCTGGGCTGGGTTAACGAGAAGGACATTAAAGCCGTGCTGGACGCGCTCAAGGTGGCGCTGCCCAAGGCCGGCTTTCGGAGCAAGTAG
- a CDS encoding phosphoglycerate dehydrogenase yields the protein MKMNVLVADPLAQEGIDILKQYANVDVKTKLKPEEIKAIIGNYEALIVRSQTRVTADIIEAGTKLIVIGRAGVGVDNIDTQAATKRGIIVVNAPTGNTISAAEHAVALMLSLARNIPQANTSLKNCEWKRNEFMGTEVRGKTLGIVGLGNVGSEVARRAQGLEMKLIGYDPFVTAERAKKMSVDMKTLDEIWKEADFITLHVPLIESTRNLIGAKQLAMMKPTARIINAARGGLIDEEALVAAINAGKLGGAAVDVFVEEPCTKSILFGCSKIIVTPHLGASTNEAQTLAATEVVQQIIDVFNGQPAKYAVNAPLVSAEVLPVLVPYMRLANSVGNLMSYLGEGQIKSIHIKYQGEVAAYDSNALKAVLLGSLLGRLTAERINMVNATMEATKRGIRVSEEKQATCDNYANLITLEAVTSEGTATVSGSVMRDESHIVQVNQFWIDIVPTGGYFLFCDHRDRPGLIGAVGNITGSADINISYMHLSRLKPRGEALMILALDEPLPEAARKEILALKDVYTAKVVKI from the coding sequence ATGAAAATGAACGTGCTGGTGGCCGACCCCCTGGCTCAGGAGGGCATCGACATACTCAAGCAGTATGCCAACGTGGACGTCAAGACCAAGCTCAAGCCCGAAGAGATAAAAGCCATCATAGGGAACTATGAGGCTCTTATCGTGCGCAGCCAGACGCGCGTCACCGCCGACATAATAGAGGCCGGCACCAAGCTCATCGTCATCGGCCGCGCCGGGGTGGGCGTGGACAATATAGACACCCAGGCCGCCACCAAGCGCGGCATCATCGTGGTCAATGCCCCCACCGGCAACACCATCTCCGCCGCCGAGCACGCCGTGGCCCTTATGCTGTCTCTGGCGCGCAACATACCGCAGGCCAATACTTCGCTCAAGAACTGCGAGTGGAAACGCAACGAGTTCATGGGCACCGAGGTGCGCGGCAAGACGCTGGGCATTGTCGGCCTGGGCAATGTAGGCAGCGAGGTAGCGCGCCGCGCGCAGGGACTGGAGATGAAACTCATCGGCTACGACCCCTTCGTCACCGCCGAGCGCGCCAAAAAGATGAGCGTGGATATGAAAACGCTAGACGAGATATGGAAAGAGGCCGATTTCATCACCCTGCACGTGCCGCTCATCGAGTCCACCAGAAACCTGATAGGCGCAAAGCAGCTTGCCATGATGAAGCCGACAGCCCGCATTATCAACGCCGCCCGGGGAGGCCTTATCGACGAGGAGGCGCTGGTGGCGGCCATCAACGCTGGCAAGCTGGGCGGGGCGGCCGTCGACGTATTTGTCGAGGAGCCCTGCACCAAGAGCATACTGTTCGGCTGCAGCAAGATAATCGTCACGCCGCATCTGGGCGCCTCCACCAACGAGGCGCAGACGCTGGCCGCCACCGAGGTGGTGCAGCAAATCATCGATGTTTTCAACGGCCAACCAGCCAAGTACGCCGTCAACGCGCCGTTAGTATCGGCGGAGGTCCTGCCGGTGCTGGTGCCCTACATGCGGCTGGCGAACTCAGTGGGCAACCTGATGAGCTACCTGGGCGAAGGCCAGATAAAGAGCATCCACATCAAATACCAGGGAGAGGTGGCGGCCTACGACAGTAACGCCCTCAAAGCTGTGTTGCTGGGCTCTTTGCTGGGACGCCTCACCGCAGAACGTATCAACATGGTCAACGCCACCATGGAAGCCACCAAGCGCGGCATCAGGGTGTCCGAGGAAAAACAGGCCACCTGCGACAACTACGCCAACCTGATAACCCTGGAAGCCGTCACCAGCGAGGGCACCGCTACTGTGTCGGGCTCGGTGATGCGGGACGAAAGCCACATCGTGCAGGTTAACCAGTTCTGGATAGATATAGTGCCCACCGGCGGCTACTTCTTGTTCTGCGACCACCGCGACCGCCCGGGGCTCATAGGGGCCGTGGGCAATATCACCGGCTCGGCCGACATCAACATCAGCTACATGCACCTGTCGCGCCTCAAGCCCAGAGGCGAGGCTCTCATGATACTGGCGCTGGACGAACCCCTGCCGGAAGCGGCGCGCAAGGAGATACTGGCGCTCAAGGACGTGTACACCGCCAAGGTGGTTAAAATATAA
- the pdxT gene encoding pyridoxal 5'-phosphate synthase glutaminase subunit PdxT → MKIGVLALQGAFIEHIHILRRLGVEAVEVRTAKELHGVDGLIIPGGESTTMLKLARHYHLVKPLQQMAKEGKPVMGTCAGMILMANKITESDMQTLCLMDIEARRNAFGRQVDSFETDLAVPTLGGEKFHAVFIRAPYIEHVGNGVEALARLDDGTVVTVRQKNLLALAFHPELGHDTRLHEYFVNMVKEAKKS, encoded by the coding sequence ATGAAAATCGGGGTGCTGGCACTGCAGGGAGCTTTTATCGAACATATCCACATCCTGCGCAGGCTGGGTGTGGAGGCCGTCGAGGTGCGCACGGCGAAAGAGCTGCACGGCGTGGACGGGTTGATTATACCGGGAGGAGAGAGCACCACCATGCTCAAGCTGGCGCGCCACTACCACCTGGTGAAGCCTCTGCAGCAGATGGCTAAAGAGGGCAAGCCCGTCATGGGAACCTGCGCCGGTATGATACTGATGGCAAACAAAATTACTGAGAGCGACATGCAGACGCTCTGCCTCATGGATATAGAGGCGCGGCGCAACGCCTTCGGACGGCAGGTGGACAGCTTCGAGACCGACCTGGCGGTGCCCACACTCGGCGGGGAGAAGTTTCACGCGGTTTTCATCCGCGCGCCCTATATCGAGCACGTAGGTAACGGCGTGGAGGCGCTGGCACGGCTGGACGACGGCACGGTGGTGACTGTTAGGCAGAAAAACCTGCTGGCGCTGGCTTTCCACCCGGAGCTCGGCCACGACACACGCCTGCACGAATATTTCGTGAACATGGTAAAAGAGGCTAAGAAATCATGA
- a CDS encoding C_GCAxxG_C_C family protein — translation MSRATEAAALLTDSELNCAQKVLSVFCEELGLDKADDLKVALAFGAGMGRTGGRCGAVTGACMVLGLKPYPELKTPTERKEKVYALVKEFNNRFMALNKSLNCTDLLGYDMSKAEGLAAARSNKAISRVCPKLVADAVTILEEMP, via the coding sequence ATGAGCAGGGCTACAGAAGCGGCAGCACTTTTAACCGACTCCGAGCTTAACTGCGCCCAGAAGGTGCTGAGCGTCTTCTGCGAAGAACTGGGGCTCGACAAGGCCGACGACCTCAAGGTCGCCCTGGCCTTTGGCGCGGGCATGGGGCGTACCGGAGGCAGGTGCGGGGCGGTGACGGGGGCCTGCATGGTGCTCGGCTTGAAGCCATACCCCGAACTCAAGACTCCTACAGAGAGAAAAGAGAAAGTTTATGCTCTGGTCAAGGAGTTCAACAACAGGTTCATGGCGCTCAACAAATCGCTCAATTGCACTGACCTGCTGGGTTATGACATGAGTAAAGCGGAGGGTCTGGCCGCCGCCCGCTCTAACAAGGCAATCTCCAGAGTGTGCCCGAAACTCGTGGCTGACGCTGTAACCATACTGGAAGAAATGCCCTAG
- a CDS encoding DUF1015 domain-containing protein: protein MAEIHPINGIRYNTRLVKDLAEVICPPYDIISPQQQGELYQRSPYNFVRVEYGQETPQDSPSDNRYTRAACFLEQWLKNGVLTVDNPPAIYVHDHYFTHKSKEWKRRGIVARIRLEEWHRMIVRPHEGTLSGPKADRINLIRALKANTSPILSMYEDRDKTIRQVLARATADRPLAHVRKLEGERHDLWAVTRPDDLNQIISALADEPIYIADGHHRYESALVYQREQVALHPDAPPDAAFNFVMMTLVDFDDPGLLILPPHRLLRGLSQSRLEELKSELPAFFEVEKLPFRGVETWRKLDEWQSAEDKQRLVLFGLDGDSFLLLTLRDLEAAGRFMPSFHTDIYKKLDVSLVDHIILEEMLGIKPEGDSGIAFNYDREDSVKKVQSGEFQLAFVIKPVRPETIKAISDASDRMPRKSTYFYPKLPSGLVVNRLV, encoded by the coding sequence GCCGCAGCAGCAGGGTGAGCTTTACCAGCGCAGCCCGTACAATTTCGTGCGCGTCGAATACGGACAGGAAACGCCTCAGGACTCGCCCTCCGATAACCGTTACACACGGGCGGCGTGCTTTCTGGAGCAGTGGCTGAAAAATGGAGTTTTGACCGTCGATAACCCGCCCGCCATCTATGTCCACGACCATTACTTCACGCACAAGAGCAAAGAGTGGAAACGCCGTGGCATCGTCGCGCGCATCAGGCTGGAGGAGTGGCACCGCATGATAGTGCGCCCGCACGAGGGCACTCTCTCAGGGCCGAAGGCAGACCGCATCAATCTTATCCGCGCCCTCAAGGCCAATACCAGCCCTATCCTTTCCATGTACGAGGACAGGGATAAGACTATCCGCCAGGTGCTGGCCCGCGCCACTGCCGATAGGCCTCTGGCGCACGTGCGCAAGCTCGAAGGTGAACGACACGACCTCTGGGCTGTAACCAGACCCGACGACCTGAATCAGATAATCTCCGCTCTCGCCGATGAGCCGATATATATCGCCGACGGCCACCACCGCTACGAGAGCGCCCTGGTCTATCAGCGCGAACAGGTGGCACTCCACCCGGACGCCCCACCTGACGCCGCCTTCAATTTCGTTATGATGACTCTGGTTGACTTCGACGACCCCGGCCTGCTCATTCTACCGCCGCACCGCTTGCTGCGCGGCCTGAGCCAGTCCAGACTGGAGGAACTCAAATCCGAGCTGCCGGCCTTTTTCGAGGTAGAAAAACTGCCGTTCAGGGGCGTCGAAACATGGCGCAAACTGGACGAGTGGCAGTCGGCAGAGGATAAACAGCGCCTCGTTTTATTCGGGCTGGACGGCGACAGCTTCCTGCTGCTCACGCTGCGCGATTTAGAGGCCGCCGGACGCTTCATGCCCAGCTTCCACACCGATATCTACAAGAAACTGGACGTCAGCCTGGTGGACCATATCATTCTCGAAGAGATGCTGGGGATAAAGCCGGAGGGAGATTCCGGTATCGCCTTCAACTACGACCGCGAGGACTCCGTCAAGAAGGTGCAGTCCGGCGAGTTCCAGCTGGCCTTCGTCATCAAGCCGGTGCGCCCGGAGACCATCAAGGCTATTTCGGATGCCTCAGACCGTATGCCGCGCAAGTCAACCTACTTTTATCCCAAGCTGCCGAGCGGGCTGGTGGTCAACCGGCTGGTTTGA